The genomic segment CCTTGGGATTTTCTCAGCCTGGCCTTTATCATTTCCTAGAGAAGGACAGTGAGCTGGGGCTTATCTTCAGGCTGTTTGCCCATGGCCTTGAGCTAAGTGGTTAAAGCATGGATGATGCAACCTGTTATTTGGGCAGAGGGAGTTGCTTATGCTTTCTTTTGACTGTGAGCAATTTAATTTGTTAGGTGGCAGTTAGATTCCCTGTTTTCTATCTTTCCCTCCCTccgttcctccctccctccccgccttccttcctttcttcctttctctctctctctctgtctctctctcgctctcttttttttaaaattagaaagggagtcttgccatgttgtccaggctggtcttgaactcctgggctcaaatgatccacttgcttcagcctctcaaagtattgagattacaggcatgagccaccatgcccagcaagatTCCGTTTTCAGTGCACCAGTTGGAgggatttttttctgtgtgtttgctgATTTGTTTTTCGTTGCATTCTAATGGTTAGAAACCTGCAACAGCAAACCAAATGAGACAAGTTCAAAATCTATGGTTCTTGGCCTTTATCCTGCCTCCCTTAAAGAAGGGATCATTTGGACTCATAGTTACTATATTATCAATCACTTGGTTGCTTTTTCGTGTTATCTAAATAGAATACCCCCCgcctgcaacacacacacactgaattgATATGCTAAGCATCCACTCACATAGTTGGAGGAAATGGTGCCATGGGTTCCATGATaaatatctccaaaagaaaaCTTTCATCTTCAGTTACAGTGATATTAAAAATTGGCAGCATATCTGCAAGGGTGGTAATCTCCCCAGCTCCCTAAGGACCATGGCACATATGCTAAGAACCAGCTGCttctgttccaggcactgtgcctgATGTTGGGAATGTGGATTTAGTCCAAGCCCTCTTGAATCCAGTCCAGCAAGGGGCACTGACAAGTAATCAGGCAGTTTTTCAAGaattcattcacacacacacacacacacacacacaaccaaaagaaaaaaagaattcatttgcTGCTGTCATTAACTATGGATGGGAGCCTTCTGAAGGGAAGCACTTGGGGGCGGTATACCTACCCCAACTTGGAACTGAAAAGGCCTTACTGGAGAAAGAGACATCTGATGTAAATGAGTCTGAAAGGCTTGGGAGATCCCTTCTGTCGCGGAACTCTAAGATGTGTAGTCAGAACAAGTTGTTCTGCTCTGGCCTAGGCAGTCACTGCTAGGAGTAACCTCAAACCTTGTTTTCTGGCACCAGGTACGGTGGCAGTGGCCTTGTCAGGGtctggacactttttttttttttttttttgagagagtctcactctgttgcccagactggagtgcagtggtgtgatcttggctcactgcaacctctgtctcctgggttcaagtgattcttatgcatcagcctcccaaataactgggattacaggcatgagccaccacacccggcaaatcaaatttatttgtatttttagtagagatgggattttgccatgttggtcaggctggtcttgaactcctgacctcaagtgatccacccacctcggcctcccaaagtgctgggatcataggcatgcaccactgtgcctggccagggtcTGGGCACTTTTATTTGGTAAAATTGGAAGTGTAGTTTCTGggtatttctgaattattttctggAGATAACCAGAAACTCTTTTTTAATCCCATCCATATAGTATTGGGACAGAATTATGGAATAGAttaaatacatattcattaaaaaaagaatatagaatttttagaagcagtagaaaaataaaaaggaaggccaggcgcagtggctcacgcctgtaatccttgcactttgggagagtgaggcgagcaggtcacgaggtcaggagttcaagaccagcctggccaaaatggtgaaaccccatctcttctaaaaatacaaaaattagccgggcatggtggtgcacactgtagtcccagctactcgggaggctgaggtaggagaattgcttgaactggggaggcggaggttgcagtgagctgagattgcaccactacactccagcctggtgatagagcaagactccatctcaaaaaaagaaaaatattataatctcATGTCTCAAGATAATCTTTGTCAGTTATTCATTTGTgtatgaaatatacatttttattttacaaaagtgtatcattctttatagatttttatagcctgttctttttcatttaatatatattgagCATTCTTTCCTGTTATCTATGacagattgctttttttttaactatggatATAAAAGGTCTGAGACAGATTGCATTTTGATGTCACTGTTTAGTAGTAGATGCTGGCTGCTTTTTAGCACCCTggaagtttcttcttttttttttttttggtggtgggggaTGGGATCTCACTTTTTTACCCCACCTGGAGtgtactgcagccttgaactcctgggctcaagcaatcctcttatttcagcctcctgagtggctggtacTATAGGGATGCAGTGctacactcagctgatttttaattttttgtagagatggggtctcgctatgttgtccaggctgacctcaacccctggcctcaagtgatcctcctgcatcagcctcccaaagtgctgggaatacaagtgtgagccactatgcttggcctaCCATGGAAGTTAGACATCCCAGTGACTATTGTCCCTTTTAAGGAAGGGGCCACTGGAAACAATACTGGTAATGGGAAAAATGGATTTGGGAAATTTTCCTAAGTATTGTAGGTGACACGCTCTCAGGGTTCTGCCCTAAGAGCCTCTTAGGATGGGTAAGAGAGGCTGTGACACCTgcctcccagccccaggcacaGAGACAGCTGCAGCTTCTGAACTGAGCTCTGTGTGTAGCATGTGTAAGACGATGACCAGTACCTTATGGTTTATCTTTACCACTGCTGGTTTTGGGCTGTGGGTTACAATTGGCCTGTTAGACATTGCTGGCCTTGTTATCTGGCAGAATCTGTTTTGCCTTTTGGGAAGTGAATATTTGGTCAggtcttttgtttttgtatgtAGGTCACCTGGCTGTCCTCCACCTTCCTTTTTGAGGTCAGTCTGTCAGCCCTAGGACTGACCAGGACTTTCTGTTGAACCAATAGTTATTAAAGGCCTGCCTGACCCTTGGCGGGGAATACTGGTGGGAATAAAGTTCTCCCTGCCCTTTGAGAGCTTGCTTTATAGCTGACTACGTCATCTTCTTGACCACAATTCCTAGTGCAGCCAAACCCTGGGAGTCCCTGATGGAATCCTGATTTCTCTGTAACTTTCCTTTCCAGTTCTTGCTCAACGTGTTAAGTTACTTGCCACTGTCACTGCCTAGGAGGTAGACAAGGAGGAGTTAAGGTGCTCTTCTCCATGTCCCCTGCCTCAGACCTCGATCTGACCTGCCTTACCACTTTCCTCAGCTACCACCTCCAGCCTCCAGTCTTGCTCTTGCCACTTCATGCCTTCCCCACTGTGCTGCCAGATGATTCGTTCTGAAACCAAGCTTTGATCTCACCTCCCATTCACGAATTGTAAGAgactctcctccctttctctgcaGGAGATGTCAAAGGCCTAGTGAGCAGAGCCCCCAGTGCAGCCTGTCCAGCCCTTGCAGCCACCTCTGTCCTATCTGCTTCCTGCCCGCTAGGCTGCAGCCCAGCTTAAATACttatagtttcttttcctgcttgTGGGCACCTGCTGCTCTGCTCCCACCATTCCTGTAGTCCTTCAGTCCCTGCACGTCTGTCCAGGCCCAGCTGAAGTGTCATCAGCTCAATCAGCTCTGTCTGATTTTCCTTCACCCAGAGGAGATTTCTTCCCCTGAACTCCtagagggttttctttttctctgatattCTGGTATAACTCACTGGCTGCCTTTCTTGGTGCTCTTGGTAGAAAGTATTTCTTTCAGTGGACCATAGCTTCTGGGAGGCAGGAATAATCTTCCAGACTCTTCAAGCTTTCACAGTTTTGCTTGGCACTCTACAGGCACTTAGGAAACCTCATGAACTTTCCCCTGCCATTTGATTGACTTGGAATGCCGAGGGTCATCCTGAAATCTCATAGCAGAGCTGGTGTTGGGCCCCGTTTGACAAGCTCTCTTCCTAGCGTCACTGCTTCATCAGGTTTCCCAGGATCCTACCATGTCAAGCCCTGAACGAAACCTTTGCTCTGatgctctgccttcctcttctgtGTTTCCCATCTCACAGATATTGGTGACCATGAGATCCCTGCTCAGAACCCCCTTCCTGTGTAGCCTGCTCTGGGCCTTTTGTGCCCCAGGCGCCAGGGCTGAGGAGCCTGCGGCCAGCTTCTCCCAACCCGGCAGCATGGGCCTGGATAAGAACACAGTGCACGACCAAGAGTACGTATTCAGCCCGGGCTGTGGTCCAGGGGCTTCCCCATCATCTGCAGCTGAGCCAGCAGCAATGGCACACTCagtcctcctttccttcttcctgatTATATGGCTCCTTGACATTCTTCAAGGATGATTCTTATTCCTTATTGCCACCTATAAGTCGTATTCTTTTTTCATCATTGTATCACAGGTGGAAGATCTTTAGGCCTAAATGGGACAGATTACTTGTCTGAAtccagtctctctttttttccccacagacaggcacacacacatacaaatagacacacaggtacacatacaCAGTCATAGTAGCAGAATCCAGAAAATAGCTAAGGTTTCTTGACTCTAACaggacttgtttttttttcctgacacattCAAACATTGAATCATTTGTTGCAGCTTTGGTCTTGGGCCAGTTAGCCTCACACATTACACTTTGTTATCCTTTGTtataaggctgggcgcagtggctcacacctgtaatcccagcactttgggaggccgaggcaggtggattgcttgagcccaggaatttgagaccagcctaggcaatgtagtaaaagcctgtctctactaaaaatacaaaaaattagctgggtgtggtggtgcgtgcctgtggtcccagctacttagggggctgaagtgggagaatcacctgagcttggaaagttgaggctacagtgagctgagatcacactactacactccagcctgggtggcagagtaagactctgtctcaaaaaaaaattgttttaaaaaaccaatttttaaattggcGACCTGAAAATattataacaaaattctaataatAAAGAGGAAAGAACACCCTAATCCTGCCAGCAAAACAGGTGACCCATTTGACTTTTCCTGCTCCCTTCAAGGCCCTGTCTGTCTCTATGTAATCTTTGAGTGTGGTCTGCCACTGCTTGTATTTGTTTTTCCGAGCTGGAGAAAGATTACGATTTTGAACTTTTCAGAGTGCTTAAGATTTTAGCATGATCCCAGTGTCTCTGCCAGTTGGCCTGAATCTGATTGTTGATTTTTAGACATATCATGGAACATCTAGAAGGTGTCATCAACAAACCAGAGGCAGAGATGTCGCCACAAGAACTGCAGCTCCATTACTTCAAAATGCATGATTATGATGGCAATAATTTGCTTGATGGCTTAGAACTCTCCACAGCCATAACTCATGTCCATAAGGAGGTAGGTCTGGTGGTGGCTTGAGGGGTTGTATCACAGAAGGGCCTCCCTTTGGTAATTTGGTTCCCAGTCTTGTTGATTTCTGTTGTCCTTATGTGTCAGGAGTGCTATTTCTTcatgggcatagtggctcacatctgtaatcccagcactttgggaggccaaagtgggaagatgacttgatttaggagttcaagaccagccttggcaatatagtgagaccctgtctctacaaaaaattagccaggcctggtagtgcatgcctgtagttccaggtactcaggaggctaaggtggaaggattgtttgagtccaggatattgaggctacagtaagccataatcatgccactgcacttcagcctgaggaacagagtgaggccttgtctcaaaaaagaaaaaaaggtgctgcttcttctttctcttctctgttctgCCTCTTGCCTCTTTCTGTTCAATGATCCTCTCCACAAAGGATAACTTGCTAAAGTCCCAGGGCTGGGCATTTGTATCTTTAAGTGCTACAGGCACTTCTGTTACACACCAGAGTATGAGAGCCAGAGCCTAAAAGACCACATTCAAACTTCAGAGCAAGGGAGAAGTTATTTCATTTGGGAAGAATGGTGAATTGAGACCAAGAGATTCAGGGACATGGCAATAGTTGAGGGCTTTTGTTTTACTGTACAGTGCTCCAAAGTTTCTGAAGTACTTTTAAGTAGATTAGAGATCTCGTTGGATCTTTGCAACATCTTGAGTAGTCAGTGACAGGCATTGTTAATACTTTGATTttcagtggcatgtgcctgtagccccagctagcTACTCATGGGGCTGAagtaggagcatcacttgagcctgagaggtcgaggctgtggtgagctgttatcttgtcactgaactccagccacaCCTGAACTCTgagacagagcaacaccctgtctcagaaaaaaaaaaaaaaaaaaaccctcccattttttaggtgaagaaactgaaatcAAGATCTTgtgccaggctgggcatggtggctcatgcctgtaatcccagaactttgagaggttgaggcaggaggattgctggagcccaaggtgttcaagaccaacctgggcagcatggcaaaatcccctctctacaaaaattagctgggcttggtggtgctcacctgtagtcccagctactggggtggtgggggatgggggggtAGGGGGGAGGAACACCctagcctgggaggttaaggctgcagccAGCTGGGATCATGCtattggactctagcctgggtgacagagtcagaccctatctccaaaaaaaaaaaaaaaatccttgtgcCTCCACATTTAATGTCATTCCCCCTCTGCCACACTGCCCTCTGTAGAGAGGAAGCAAGGCAAAGTTAGCCAGGTGAGTGGGATTACATTGGCTGCTAGGAGTGCAGGTGAGGTTTGAAGGCAGCAGGGAGCATGAATGGTTTTGCACAGGATAATGGCATTGTTTAGGGAAGATCCTTGGCTGTGGGAGACAGACCGAAGGACATGAGGAGAGACTAGTATTAGGTGGAAGAATTGGGGCTCAGCAGTCCTGGCAGatgaggatggtggtggtgataggaGAAGGAAGGGTGAAAGTGGAAGATGTGGCAAAGGAAGAACCAGCCAAGGATCTGAGTGGCCTCAGCTTATTTCCTGGCTCCTGGAGCATGGAAAATACTTTCTTCTCAAAGATCATAACCAGTTCTGCTGATTGGCAGTGCCTTCTTCCTCTTGTTTTGATGCCAACTTGTTGTCTAATTCgtcactgtttccattttatcAGGCAAATTTGTACACAGAGCTGACCCTCAGGACTGGCACTTTTCCAATTAGAAAAGAGCTGTAATGAAACAAATAAGCAAGAGCCTATTTTGAAGGCCCTTCTTTTAAGTGGCAAATGTAATTTCTAAATTGGATTATTATAAATTGACTCAATATCTAATATATATTCTGTCTCTCTATAGAATATATACAGAGtagaatatatatagagagaatatatatagaCTATAgagataaaatgtatattttctgtatatatgtaGAGAGAATATATAGATGGATTCCTAGAAGTAGCCCCATACTCCATTGAAAGTTTTTAGACACATATAAGCATGGacattttgttggttttgttttgttttgtttttaataaacattgCCCATGAAAGAGCATGGATATTTTGCACATTAGCTAAGCACTTCTTCCAGTAAAATGTGCAACTCATCATTGTCTAATTTGTATTTTGTAGGAAGGGAGTGAACAGGCACCACTAATGAGTGAAGATGAACTGATTAACATAATAGATGGTGTTTTGAGAGATGATGACAAGAACAATGATGGATACATTGACTATGCTGAATTTGCAAAATCACTGCAATAGAGGTTATTTGGCCATCTCCTGGTTATATGCAAATGTGACCTGTGATAATGTGATTGAACACTTTAGTAATGCAAAATAACTCATTTCCAACTACCGCTGCAGCATTTTGCTAAAAACCTGTAGCAGTTTTTTACACTGGGGCAAGAAGagatcaagagaaatgaaagagaagagaaatgggaCATCTGATAGTCCCTAAGTGCTATTAAATACCTTATTGGACAAGGGCTTGCTTAAAGCATCTGTATTAgtgtgttttcatgctgctgataaagacatacccaagactgggaagaaaaagaggtttacttggacttacaattccacatggctggggagacttcagaatcatggtgggaggcagaaggcatttcttacatggtggcagcaagagaaaatgaggaagaagcaaaagcagaaacccctgataaacccatcagatctcatgaaacttattcactatcacgagaatagcataggagagacctgcccccataattcagttacctcaatctgggtccctcccacaacacatggaaattttgggagatacaattcaagttgagatttgggtggggacacagccaaaccatatcattgtgcccctggcccctccaaatctcaggtcctcaaatttcaaaaccaatcatgccttcctaacagtcccccaaagtcttaactcttttcagcattaatccaaaagtccacagtccaaagtctcatctgagacaaggcaagtcccttctgcctatgagcctgtaaaatcaaaagcaagctagttacttcctagatacagtagGGTACAGATATTGAGTAAAGACACctattccaaatgagagaaattggccaaaataaaggggttacagggcccatgcaagtccaaaatccagtagagcagtcaaattttaaagttccaaaataatctttgactccaggtctcacatccaggtcatgctgatgatgcaagaggtgggtttccatggtcttgggcagctctacccctgtggttttgcagggtacagcctccctcctggctgctttcatggctggtgttgagtgtctgcagcttttccagatacacggtgcaagctgttggtggatataccattctggggtctggaggatggtgaccctcttctcatagctccactaggcagtgccccagtaggaatTCTATGTGGGGGCTCCAAtaccacatttcccttctgcactgccctagcagaggctcTCCATGAGGGACCCGccactgcagcaaacttttgcctgggcatccaggcgttgtcatatatcttctgaaatctagtcAGAGGTTTCTAaatctcagttcttgacttctgtgcacccacggGCTtaacaccacgtggaagctgccaaggcttagggcttctactctctgaagccacagcccaagctgtatgttggcccctttcagccatggctggagtggctgggacacagggcaccaagtccttaGGCTGCACACAGCCTGGGGACCCTGGTCCCAgaccatgaaaccactttttgctcctaggcctctggacctgtgatgggaggggctgccctaAAGGTCTGTGACATGgactggagatattttccccatggtcttggggattaacattagacTCCTTGCTACTTACACAGATTTCTGCAGCCACCTTGAATTTCTCCACAGAAAATGGGTTTCTCTTTTCTATTGCAGAGTCAGGTTGcaaatttccaaacttttatgctctgcttcccttataaaactgaatgcctgggtctgggcactgtggctcaagcgtgtaaccccagcactttgggaggccgaggcgggtgaatcacgaggtcaagagatcgagaccatcctggtcaacatggtgaaaccccgtctctactaaaaatacaaaaaattagctgggcatggtggcgcgtgcctgtaatcccagctacgcaggaggctggggcaggagaattgcctgaacccgggaggcggaggttcttatgagccgagatcgcgccattgcactccagcctgggttacaagagtgaaactctgtctcaaaaaacaaaaacaaaaacaactgaatgcctttaacagcacccaagtcacctatTGAATGATTTGCTGCTTAGAGATTacttctgccagatatcctaaatcatctctctcaagttcagagttccacagatctctgtgGAAGGGGCAAAATGCTTCTGGTCTCTGCTAAAACGTAAGAATCACCTTTACTCcacttcccaacaagttcctcatcttcatctgagaccaccttggcctggactttattgtccatattgctatcagcattttgggtaAAGCCCTTCAACAAGTCTgtaggaaattccaaactttcccacattttcctgttttcttctgagccctccagactgttccaacctctgcctgttacccaatcCCAAAGTCACTTCCACGTTTTGGGTATCTTTCCAGCAATGCCCCATTCTAttggtaccagtttactgtattagtccattttcatgctgctgataaagacatacccaagactgggaagaaaaagaggtttaacatctactcaggaggctgaggcaggagaattgcctgaacccaggaggcagaggttgtggtgagccgagattgcgccattgcactccagcctgggtaacaagagcgaaactccgtctcaaaaaaaaaaaaaaagaaaagaagaaaaagaggtttaattggacttacagttccacatggccagggaggcctcagaatcatggcaggaggtgaaagtcacttcttacatggcggcaagaaaaaatgaggaagaagcaaaagcagaaacccctgataaacccatcagatctcatgagacttattcagtgttatgagaatagcatgggaaagaccagcccccatgattcaattacctctccctgagtccctcccacaacacatgggaattctgggagatacaattcaggttgagatttgggtggggaacacagccaaaccatatcagcatccTCTCAAGAATATTGGATAATTGGAACTGAGTACTCAGGAACTTGACTGTAGTAGAATACTACTAGTTGCTTAATTTTAATTCATGTTAcctgaaaagcaaaacaacaggCTAAGTGGACATTTCAGTAACAGTGAAGGAGTGGAGTGAATGCCAAATGTTTGCCCTGGTGGTTCCTATTTCTTCAGGTAAACACGGTCAGTATTCTGTAAAGTTCTCTGGCCTAAATGATTACTTGCTCTGGGCAAGTGGATATTTATTAGGCTATTTCAAAGCCGCAGCATAAGAAGAATGTCAAATACTGAGTTCAGCCTAGTCGCAGATGCTAAGATTCTGTATCCTCTGGCATTTGGGAAAAATACACTACTGGCTTAAGTGATTACtctttttcagattttcaggATTTTATAAAACTATGGCCTCATCCTTATACTTTattgcttttctgtcttcttcaacCTGGAAGAGACCTTGAATTTAAGTGTTTTCTCTAATCAATAGTGTTTTAGCtttcttaatatttctatttcactCTTGTTTCTAGGGTTTCTTATTTGCAATTTAGGAACTATTAGAAATGTCAGGACTTTATCAGCAGGGGTAAAACTACCACCTAACCTAGCCTAAGTAGGAAGTGAAAACAATTCACCAAACAATGATTAACCAGATAGAAGTTCTAGTCAGGTGGAATATTGTTGAAGTTACCTCTTTTAGCCTAGTTACATGGATTCTTTTCAAATCAGGAAAGATTACAAAAGGAACCCAAAAACCCCTTTAACAGTGTGAATCTTAATAGTatttgaaaatgagaagaaacagcAGATGGTAGTTTGGTTTATTGGATGTGACAGACATGCTGTAATAGAAAACCTGAAGCGATGactgaatgggaaaaagactACATAAAATTTGCTGTAAGATATAGAcagacttattttctttattaaagtattataaaacatatttgtatttgtaaaaatgGTTTCCTGTGTCAAGTATTTGTGCAGTCAGAGCTGACTTGTAAACTATTCTTGTAATATCTcattattttgaaagatttataTGATGAATTCCGGATATATCACCAATAAACCTGATGAGACAAAACCTCGAGCAGTTGATTTTGTTCCCATCAGTTTCTTCTCCTGCCACATGAAGGGTGTGTTTAAT from the Callithrix jacchus isolate 240 chromosome 14, calJac240_pri, whole genome shotgun sequence genome contains:
- the MCFD2 gene encoding multiple coagulation factor deficiency protein 2 isoform X1, producing MRSLLRTPFLCSLLWAFCAPGARAEEPAASFSQPGSMGLDKNTVHDQEHIMEHLEGVINKPEAEMSPQELQLHYFKMHDYDGNNLLDGLELSTAITHVHKEEGSEQAPLMSEDELINIIDGVLRDDDKNNDGYIDYAEFAKSLQ
- the MCFD2 gene encoding multiple coagulation factor deficiency protein 2 isoform X2, producing MEHLEGVINKPEAEMSPQELQLHYFKMHDYDGNNLLDGLELSTAITHVHKEEGSEQAPLMSEDELINIIDGVLRDDDKNNDGYIDYAEFAKSLQ